In Amphiura filiformis unplaced genomic scaffold, Afil_fr2py scaffold_28, whole genome shotgun sequence, a single window of DNA contains:
- the LOC140143767 gene encoding uncharacterized protein, with amino-acid sequence MATTSWKDGTPIEPAAIDLSAYSCPEQLERLGPRRLTGALMWFGFAEQVLPKNGVQLSRRLFATKGVQLEEITEDFFDDFDETYTPIIQPQFLDLRNITRQSQLEELGQLRLKAALKSLGLKSGGHLRDLSARLFATRGVPREKLPESFFPNKHGHRSTSRRIAKKKEMAKDMEQNELVTDFLNTLKPDRRGGRAGNNRSAAATNYRGANNRSSGPKRGILKNAGTVPVLLQSSAQ; translated from the exons ATGGCTACAACATCATGGAAGGACGGGACACCCATTGAACCCGCAGCCATTGACTTGTCGGCATACTCATGCCCAGAG CAACTGGAACGTTTGGGTCCTCGACGGCTCACTGGTGCTCTCATGTGGTTTGGATTTGCGGAGCAGGTTCTGCCGAAAAATGGGGTACAACTATCAAGGCGCCTCTTCGCTACTAAAGGTGTACAACTTGAAGAGATAACAGAGGACTTCTTTGATGACTTCGATGAAACCTATACGCCTATCATTCAGCCACAGTTTTTAGATTTAAGGAACATCACTAGACAGTCG cAACTTGAGGAACTTGGACAGTTGCGATTGAAGGCAGCTCTCAAATCTTTGGGGTTGAAAAGCGGTGGACATTTACGGGACTTATCTGCGAGACTTTTTGCCACCAGAGGCGTCCCACGTGAGAAACTTCCTGAAAGTTTCTTCCCCAATAAACATGGACATAGGAGTACTTCCAGGAG AATtgcaaagaagaaagaaatggcaaaagATATGGAACAAAATGAGCTTGTAACAGACTTTCTTAACACCCTAAAGCCTGATAGGCGTGGGGGACGAGCTGGCAATAACAGGAGTGCCGCTGCTACAAACTATAGGGGTGCAAACAACAGAAGCAGTGGACCAAAGAGAGGAATCTTGAAAAATGCAGGTACAGTACCTGTACTACTACAGTCATCAGCACAATAA
- the LOC140143791 gene encoding uncharacterized protein: protein METGGSSPPPPPPPAPPSEPPPPPPPPPPGRPSSISTTQRSQQNQLYGGTQQPSTYYATTVATTPGTAAAMATSTGQATAWPGQNYPPPSMQAYAPQAYNMYQPGSTLSGYAYGMNPTGAVGANAGYLSTGTYIQPASTSSAASSYVVNTSTVQQTTQGWSQSAAGTSASNYATYPSAATSTASSNAYTAGYFSQPVTTNTSYPASGSSSYSSQPAATSQSGAYSSQTASSSDTSYNYNNYQSDQSGASTYDTTNQSAASNYNNDDNDMSTNWPDTDTLSTAETTRQTTQSSVPYTTTN from the exons ATGGAAACGGGTGGCAGTTCACCCCCACCCCCGCCACCGCCAGCCCCACCGTCGGAACCACCACCTCCACCGCCTCCCCCACCACCAGGCCGGCCTTCCAGCATTAGCACCACACAGAGAAGTCAACAGAATCAACTCTATGGTGGTACTCAGCAACCAAG TACATATTATGCAACAACAGTAGCGACCACGCCAGGAACTGCCGCCGCCATGGCTACAAGCACGGGCCAAGCTACAGCATGGCCGGGACAAAACTACCCGCCACCTTCGATGCAAGCGTATGCGCCACAGGCATATAATATGTACCAGCCGGGATCTACTCTATCTGGTTATGCATATGGGATGAATCCAACGGGTGCTGTTGGGGCTAACGCAGG GTATCTGTCAACAGGAACATACATCCAACCTGCTAGTACATCGTCAGCAGCCAGTTCTTACGTTGTGAATACATCAACGGTACAACAGACTACGCAAGGTTGGAGTCAATCAGCAGCAGGGACCAGTGCATCCAACTATGCGACCTACCCGTCTGCAGCTACTTCAACGGCTAGTTCCAATGCTTATACTGCAGGCTATTTCTCTCAG cCTGTGACTACTAACACAAGTTACCCTGCATCTGGAAGCTCGTCATATTCAAGTCAACCAGCGGCAACCTCTCAGTCAG GTGCATATTCCTCGCAGACTGCTTCCTCAAGTGACACAAGCTACAACTATAACAATTATCAGTCTGACCAATCAGGAGCATCTACCTACGACACCACCAACCAATCAGCTGCTTCAAATTACAATAACGATGACAATGACATGAGCACCAACTGGCCTGATACTGACACGTTGAGCACAGCGGAGACAACAAGGCAGACCACACAGTCTTCAGTTCCGTATACCACGACCAACTAG